In Paenibacillus sp. 1781tsa1, one DNA window encodes the following:
- the alr gene encoding alanine racemase yields MQGQYRPTQADINLDHLCTNVEAFRKALPQGMKFLACVKANAYGHGAVEMARELERMGVDYLSVAFLDEALELRQHGITIPILVLGYTPPEGIAVAWKHEVTITLFSREVLDAIRHLDASTFANKLKVHIKIDSGMGRLGLLPGDEALAFIQEVASLNQVMLEGMFTHFARADEEDKTYTLEQYRRFQGVVHALRDQGCSIPIIHTANSAAAIDTPELSYDMVRVGISLYGLYPSAEVNHQVVKLSPVLTLKTRAVLVKTLPPHWGISYGTRYFTQGYERIATLPIGYADGFSRMLTGKAQVLVRGRRVPVVGTICMDQCMVSLQSFAEEAEEIQVGEEVVLIGHQSGGVITADEVALQLGTIAYEVICMMAHRIPRVYTRGGAVLAKINPLLTS; encoded by the coding sequence GTGCAAGGACAATATCGGCCGACCCAAGCGGACATCAATTTGGATCATTTGTGTACTAACGTAGAAGCTTTCCGCAAGGCATTGCCTCAGGGCATGAAATTTCTCGCCTGTGTGAAGGCCAATGCCTATGGGCACGGAGCGGTGGAGATGGCCAGAGAACTGGAACGAATGGGTGTGGATTACTTAAGTGTTGCTTTTCTTGACGAAGCTCTGGAACTGCGACAACATGGGATTACGATTCCAATTCTGGTATTGGGTTATACGCCGCCTGAAGGGATCGCTGTTGCATGGAAACATGAGGTGACCATCACGCTGTTCAGCAGGGAAGTGCTTGACGCTATTCGACATTTGGATGCGAGCACATTCGCGAACAAACTGAAGGTTCATATTAAAATTGACAGCGGCATGGGCCGATTAGGTCTGTTACCTGGCGATGAGGCATTGGCTTTCATCCAGGAAGTAGCTTCGCTCAATCAGGTGATGCTGGAAGGCATGTTTACCCATTTTGCCAGAGCGGATGAAGAAGACAAAACCTATACACTGGAGCAGTATCGACGGTTCCAAGGCGTGGTTCATGCGCTCAGGGATCAGGGATGTTCCATCCCGATTATACATACGGCGAATAGCGCCGCTGCCATTGATACACCGGAATTGTCCTATGATATGGTACGTGTGGGAATAAGCCTGTACGGACTGTATCCTTCGGCTGAGGTGAATCATCAGGTGGTGAAGCTGTCCCCGGTATTGACGCTGAAGACGAGAGCGGTTCTGGTCAAAACACTGCCACCCCATTGGGGGATCAGTTACGGAACCCGTTATTTTACGCAAGGGTACGAACGAATAGCGACCCTGCCGATCGGATATGCAGACGGATTCTCAAGAATGCTGACAGGTAAAGCACAAGTGCTTGTACGCGGCCGCCGCGTCCCTGTTGTCGGTACAATCTGCATGGATCAGTGTATGGTGTCGTTACAATCTTTCGCGGAAGAAGCGGAAGAAATTCAAGTCGGCGAAGAGGTTGTCCTCATCGGTCATCAGTCTGGTGGCGTTATAACCGCAGACGAGGTGGCACTCCAGCTCGGTACGATTGCTTATGAAGTGATCTGCATGATGGCGCACCGCATTCCACGTGTATATACCCGTGGGGGAGCAGTACTCGCCAAAATCAATCCACTTTTGACATCCTGA
- a CDS encoding type II toxin-antitoxin system PemK/MazF family toxin, with the protein MIVKRGDVFFADLSPVVGSEQGGVRPVLVIQNDIGNRFSPTCIVAAITAQIQKAKLPTHVEIDAAAHGFDRDSVILLEQIRTIDKQRLTDKITHLDEETMKLVNEALQISLGLIDF; encoded by the coding sequence TTGATCGTAAAACGTGGTGACGTTTTTTTTGCGGATCTTTCTCCCGTTGTCGGTTCCGAGCAAGGTGGAGTCAGGCCGGTTCTGGTGATCCAGAATGATATCGGCAACCGGTTCAGTCCAACTTGTATTGTGGCGGCTATCACCGCCCAGATCCAGAAGGCAAAGCTGCCAACGCATGTTGAAATTGATGCGGCGGCACATGGCTTTGACCGGGACTCGGTTATTTTGCTCGAACAAATACGGACGATCGATAAGCAGAGGCTGACTGACAAGATTACCCATCTGGACGAGGAGACCATGAAATTGGTCAACGAAGCCTTACAGATCAGTCTTGGTTTAATCGATTTTTAA
- a CDS encoding CopG family ribbon-helix-helix protein encodes MANLQNTKRIMISLPDYLLQEVDGIVALENSNRSELIRQAMKLYLTERKKRYIRETMQRGYMEMAKINLTMASEAFHAEEDADSTLDRLVSGV; translated from the coding sequence GTGGCCAACTTGCAGAACACCAAGCGGATCATGATCAGTTTACCTGATTATCTTTTGCAGGAAGTGGATGGCATCGTAGCGCTGGAGAATTCCAACCGCAGCGAATTGATTAGGCAGGCTATGAAGCTGTATTTAACGGAGCGTAAGAAACGTTACATCCGTGAAACGATGCAGCGAGGGTACATGGAGATGGCAAAAATTAATCTGACCATGGCATCCGAAGCCTTTCATGCGGAGGAAGATGCGGACAGCACTCTGGACCGCTTAGTTAGCGGGGTGTAG